GGGCGCGGCCGAGCGCGTCAAGCTCGTCGATGAAAATGATCGCCGGCGCCTTCTGGCTGGCCTGTTCGAACAGGTCGCGCACCCGCGCCGCGCCGACGCCCACGAACATTTCGACGAATTCGGAGCCGTTGATCGAGAAGAACGGCACGCCCGCCTCGCCGGCGACCGCCCGGCCGAGCAGCGTCTTGCCGGTTCCCGGCGGCCCGATCAGCAGCACGCCTTTGGGCATACGTGCGCCGAGCCGGCCGTATTCCTTGGGATTTTTGAGGAAATCCACGATTTCTTCGAGTTCGGCCTTGGCTTCGTCGGCGCCCGCGACATCCTTGAAGGTCGTCTTGGTGTTGGTCTCGACATAAACCTTGGCCTTGCTCCGGCCGATCGACATGAGGCCGCCGACGCCGCCCTGATCGGCAGCCATACGGCGGAACCAGAACATCCACAGTCCGAAGAACAGCGCGGTCGGAACGACCCAGGACAGCAGCGTGCTGAGGAAATGGCTTTCGATCGCGCCCGAAAACTTCACGTGATTGCGCTGGAGTTCGGCGGCGAGTTCGGGCGCGACCCGCGTCGTCACGAATTGATCGACGCCGTCCTTCTCCGCCTTCTTCCATTTGCCCTGGATATAATCGCCCGAGACCCGCACCTCGGCGATCTTGCCGGAATGAAGGTCGTCGAGGAACTGGCTATAGGGAACGGACGCGATCTTGTCCGCCGCGGCCCAGGTCTGGGCGATCAGGACGACGCCGAAGAGCGCGGCCATCCAATACCAGAAATGCCATTGCTGTCTTTTGTCCATGGCGCGCCTCCGGCGCGGCGATACGGCGTCAAACCAGACAAATGCCCTTCGCCTGCCTATCCTATTTAGGAACGGGCGCCGTCCCGGTTCAACCGCCGCGCCCCTGCTTTGCTCTCACGTCGCCACCGTCGGGGGCGGCGACGCCCAACGCCGCCGGCGCGCATCCTGCCAGCAATAATAGACCAGCGGGATGACGAACAAAGTGAGCGTCGTCGAGGCGAGCGCCCCGAAAATCAGCGAAATCGCCAGGCCCCCGAACACCGGATCCGACACCATGATCGCCGAGCCGAGGATGATGGCGAGCGCGGTCAGAATGATCGGCCGCAGGCGCACGGCCCCCGCCTCCATCACCGCGTCCTCCAAAGACAGGCCCTCGGCGCGGCGCGCCAGGATGAAGTCGATGAGCAGCAGCGAATTGCGCACGACAATGCCAGCGAGGGCGATCACGCCGATCATCGAGGTCGCGGTGAAGGGCTCGTGCATCGCCCAATGGCCGGGAAAGACCCCGATCAAAGTCAGCGGGATCGCCCCCATGACCACGACGGGCATGAAGAACGAGCTGTAATAGCCGGCCAGCAGCAGATAGATCAGCAGCAGCGCGACGATGAAGGCGGCGCCGAGGTCGCGGAAGACGTCGAGGGTGAGCCGCATTTCGCCGAGCCAGTGCAGGGCGTAATGGTTGACGTCGTCCGGCTGCGCCGCGACAAGGCCGAGATTGCCGACGATGAGTTTCTGGCCGTTCGCCAGCTTCCGGCCGGATAGCTCCTTGGTGAGCGCGATCACGCCATTGACCGGGCTCGACCGCAGCATGTGGCCGGTGACATAGGACACGGGATGCTGGTCGCGGGTGAAGATCCACTGGTCGGCGGGAAGCTTTTCGACATGGGCGATGGACGAAAGCGCGACCGGTTTGCCCGCCTTGTCGGTCAGGTAGATTCCATCGAGCGCGCTCGCGCCGATCCGCTGGGGCCGAGGCAGACGCAGGATGATCGGGACCGGCTCGCGCGCCGTCGGGTCGTGCGTCGACCCGGCCTGGACGCCGGCGAAATAGGCGCTGATCGCCGCCGCCGCCGCCTGCGCCGAAAATCCGGCGATCGCCGCGGGCTGCGGATCGATCACCACCTTGAATTCATCGACCTCATGCTGGACCGAACTGTCCACATTGATCATGCCATAGACGCGCGGATAATATTTGGTGCGGAACTCTTCCGCCAGATTGCGCAAAGTCGCGTAATCGGGGCCGTAGATCGCCGCCATCATCTGCGAGCGCACCGGCGGCCCGGGCGGCGTCTCCCTGATCTTGATGCGCGTCTCGGGAAAGGCGGCGCGCACCGGCGCCAGCGCGGCATAAAGCTTCTCCGCGATCTGGTGGGAGCCGATGGCGCGGTCGTGTTTCGAGACCAGATTGACGCGAATCTGCGCAAAGTTCGGCCCGGCGAGATAGACGTCGCCCCTGACCAGCGCGGCGAAATCTTCCGGCGCCGCCTCGCCCAGAAAAGTCTGGTAATTGGTGACATAGGGCGTTCCCGCAAGCATGCCGTCCACCGCCGCGGCGACCCGGCCGGTGTCTTCGAGCGGCGTCCCCTCCGGCGCGTCGATCTCGACGAGAAAAGTATCGACATTGTCGTCGGGCAGCATTTTCAGGCCGACGCCGAAAGATGAGAGCGGACCGTTGGTCCCCTGCGGGCGGATGAATTGCCACGCCGGCTGCGCCATGGCGCCGAGCAGCAGCACGAAAACCACGCCCATGAAGACGCGCCGCGGCCCGGTATGCAGCAAAGGCCGGAAGAGTTTCAGATAGGCGGCGCGCATCCAGTCCCGCTTTTCCGCGCCGCGCTCGTCCAGCGCCTTCTCGTGCTCGGCGACGATCCGCAGCGCCTTCCGCCGCAGCCAGCGGTAGGCGATATAGGGCACGACCGTATAGGCCATGAACAAAGAGGCGATCATCGCCACCGGCGCATTGAACGGAATCGGCATCATGAAGGGCCCCATCATGCCGGTGACGAAGGCCATGGGGATCAGGGCCAGCATGACGGTCAAAGTGGCGATGATGGTGGGCTTGCCGATTTCATTGGCCGCCGCGATCACCAGCCGGCTCAGATTGCGCTGCGGCGCGTGATGGAGATGGCGGTGAATGTTCTCGATCACCACAATGCTGTCATCGACCAGCAGGCCGAGCGACAGGATGAGGGCGAAGAGCGTGATGCGGTTGATGGTCTGGCCCGCAACCCAGCCGACGCCCAGAACCACGAACAGAATGAGCGGAATGGAGAGCGCGACCACCCCCGCCTCGCGCCAGCCGAGGAAAGCGAGCAGGATGGCGACCACGGCGACGATGGCGATGGTCAGATGTTCCATCAAAGTGTTGACCGCGTCATTGGCGGTGGCGCCGTCATCGCGGGTAAAGGTGGCGAAAACGCCCTGCGGCAGGGCCTCGGCCTTGATCCGTTGAAGCTTGGCGAGCACGGCCTCGGCGACATCGACGCCGTTCGTGCCCTTCTGCCGCGCGATGGCGATGGTGACGGCCGGCCCGGCCGCTTCGGCCTTATCCTTGGCCGAAGGGCCGAAGGCGATGAAGGAGCGCACGTCCGAGGACGCCGGGGCCGAGGTTACGGTCGCGACGTCGCGCAGGAAGACGGGATGACCATTATGGACGGCGACCACCACGGCGCCAACGGCCTCGGCGTCGCCGAGCGCGCCGGCGACGCGGATCGGATGCTCGCGGTTGTCGGTGACGACATGGCCGGCGGGGCTGTTGACATTGGTGGTCTCGATCGCCGCCCGGACCGCGTCGGGACTGAGGCCATAGCCCACGAGCCTGGCCGGGTCGAGCCACACCCTGACCGCGCGCGCGGCCGCGCCCTGAATCGTGGTCTTGCCGACGCCGGGCACATTGGTCAACTGTTCCAGGACATGCAGCGCGACATTGCGCAAACTGTCGGTCGGAATTTTTGACGAGCTGAAGGTGAGCGTGAGGATCGGGACGTCGAACAGGCTCAGTTGCTGAACGAAGGGCTGGCGCGCCCCCGGCGGCAGACGGTCGATATTGCTGCTGATCTGGTTATAGACCCGGACGAGGCTCTTCTCCTCGTCCTGCCCGACCTTGAAACGAACGGTGACCATGGCGAGGTCGTCCTGCGCCGTTCCGTAAGTGTGATCGACGTCGGGTATGGCGGCGAGCAAAGCTTCGAGCGGGCGCACTACCTGATTGAGCATTTCGGGCGCGCTGAAGCCGGGCCGCTGAACCGTGACATTGACGACCGGGACGATGATGTCGGGATTATAGGTGCGCGGCGTCAGCACGACCGCCAGCGCCCCGAAGACCGTGATCGCCAGGATGATGAGCGGCGTCAGCTTGGAATGCAGAAAGGCGCGCGCGATCCTTCCCGTGACGTTGAGGCTCGCGCGCCCTTCCCGCTCAGCCATTGTTCCCCTCCGTCGCGGCCTTGACGGCAGTTTGCGGCGAAACCGGGCTGCCGTTTTCGAGATCGGCCGGGGGCGACAGAATTACCCTGTCGCCGGCCTTGAGGCCCGCCATGATCGCGACCTGTCCGCCGGCGTGCGCGCCGGCGCGCACCAGCCGCAGATGGGCATGATCGTCCTTGCCGACGACGAAGACGCCGACGAGGCCGGCGCGCTCGGTCAGGGCCGCCTCGGGAACCGACAGAGCAGGCGTCTGGCCGAGATTGAAGCGCACTTCGGCGTAAGAGCCGAAGGGCGCGGCGGCGCCGCGGTCAAGCCACAGCTTGACGAGATGGGTGCGGGTCTGCGGATCGGCGGCGTCCACCAGGCTCGTCACTTTCGCCGGCAGGTCCTGCCCGTTGACGCGGACGACGGCCGCGTCGCCGACCTTCAGGGCGGCGAAAGTCGCCGGCCCGGCCGAGGCCCTGATCTCGGGCGTGGCGCTGGCGACGACGAACAGCGTCGTCCCCGGATTGGCGTAATCGCCCGGCCACACGCTCTTCTGCGCGACGATGCCGTCGAAAGGCGCGCGGATTTCGGCATAGCCGATGTCGGTTTGGGCCGCCGACAGGCCGCGATCGGCCGCGTCAAGCTCCGCCCTGGCGGCGAGATATTGGCGCTCGGCCTGCTGGAACTGCGCCGTCGAGGCAAATTGCTTCTCGTGCAGCGTATTGTAGCGGTCATATTCGGCCGAGACCTGCTTGAGAACGGCCTGGGCGGTATCGACGCGCGCCTGCGCCTGGGCGATCTGGGCGTGCGCGTCAGCCGTTCCTACCTCGGCGAGAAGCTGGCCCTTCGTGACCTGGGCGCCGGCGTCAACCAGAACCCTGGTCACCAGGCCGCCCGAGCGCGAGGCGATATTGGCGGTGTCCACGGCGCTGACATTGCCCGGAATCGTGACGCTGGTCGGCCATTGCGTCGCGACGGCGTCCGCGATCCTGACCGGCGTCGCCGCCGGCGCGACGTTCAGCGCCTCCTCGCTGGCCGGAGTCAGGGCGCGCTCCACGGCGACATAGGCCAGAGCGGCAGCGAGCAGCGCCCCAACGAGGAACAATCCGCGCCGCGGCTTCTGCGCGCTGGCAGAGGCCGCGCCTTTTCGCTTTTCGCCGCCGGCCTGGGCGACGGCGCCGGCGTTTGCCGCGCATTGCACTCTCGCCGCCAATCCATAGGCCGCGGCTGCGGCCAAGGCGGCGCTGAAAACGGGGATCCAGCTGATTTGCGACATTATGCGGGGTTCCTTGCCTGCCGCTTCGGCGCCTCTTGACGTCCGACACAACATCATTCAAATGATTAATTGATTGATATGGAGAAGACAGCTTCGATGTCAAGATGCAATCAGAAACGAGCCTTGTTCGCCCAGTTCGCCGCCGTCGCCAAGGCGATGGCCCACGAGCACCGGCTCGAACTGCTCGAACTCGTGGCCCAGGGCGAGCGCAGCGTGGAAAACCTCGCCGAGCGCAGCGGCATTACGATCGCCAACGCCTCCCAGCATTTGCAGCATTTGCGCCGCGCCGGCCTCGTCGCCGCGCGCCGCCAGGGCAAATTCGCGCTCTATCGCCTCGCCGACGATTCCGTGCTGGCGATGCTGGCGGCGATGCGCAAGGTGGCCGAACGCAATATCGGCGAAGTGGACCGGATATTGCGCGCCTATTCCGACGCCAGTGACAATCTGTCGCCGATGTCCCGCGCCGAACTGATGGGAAAACTGGAGAAGGGCGCCGTCACCGTCCTCGACGTGCGGCCCGAGGACGAATATGCCGCCGGCCACCTCCCCGGCGCCCGCAACCTGCCACTCGACCAGATCAGCCGCGAGGCGCCGAAGCTCGGCCGCGACGACGAGATCGTCGCCTATTGCCGCGGCCCCTATTGCATCCTGTCCTTCGAGGCGGTGGCCGAACTGCGCAAAGCCGGCTTCAACGCCCGCCGGATGGAAGACGGCTTCCCGGAATGGAAAGCCGCGGGCCTGCCCGTGGAGAAGGGCGCGGGTTCGCGGGCGTCGTGAAGAAGATGGAGCGGGTGAAGGGAATCGAACCCTCGTATTCAGCTTGGAAGGCTGCTGCTCTACCATTGAGCTACACCCGCGCGGGTCTGGTTATGCCAAGCGCCGGAACGCTTGGCAAGCCTCCCGGAACGGCGTCCGTCAGCCCGTTCCGCTCGCCTTACGCGACCTCGGCGCCGAGGAAGCCGCCGCTTTGGCGCCGCCATAGCTGGGCGTAGATGCCGTTGCGCGCCAGAAGTTCGTCGTGGCCGCCATCCTCGACGATCCGGCCTTTGTCCAGCACGATGAGCCGATCCATATGCGCGATGGTCGAGAGGCGGTGGGCGATGGCTATTGTTGTGCGGCCTTCCATCAGCTGGGTCATTTCCTCCTGAATGGCGGCCTCCACCTCGCTATCGAGCGCGCTGGTGGCCTCGTCCAGCACCAGAATCGGCGCGTCTTCGAGAATCACCCGCGCGATGGCGATGCGCTGGCGCTGCCCGCCTGAAAGTTTGACGCCCCTTTCCCCGACCTCCGCGGCATAGCCGGCGCCGCCGCTTTTGTCGCGCAAGGCGAGGATGAAGTCGTGGGCGTGGGCGCGTCGCGCGGCGTCGAGCATTTCCCTGTCGCTCGCCTCCGGCCTTCCATAGCAGATGTTCTCGGCGATCGAGCGATGCAGGAGGGTGTTGTCCTGGGTCACCACCGCGATCAGCCGGCGCAGGCTTTGCTGTGTCACCAGCGAAATATCCTGGCCATCGATGACAATCCGACCCGATTCGAGATCGTGGAAACGCAGGAGAAGGTTGACCAGAGTGCTTTTGCCGGCGCCGCTGCGGCCTATGAGGCCGACCTTCTGCCCCGCCGGGATCACCAGGCTGAGGTTTTCGATCACGCCGCCATCGCCCGGCTTGCGGTTCTGGCCGTAATGGAAGGCGACGTCGCGGAACTCGACCCGCCCGCCGCCAGGACGGACTTCGAGCGCGCGGGCGCCGGGCGCGTCCACCACCGAATAGGGCTGCGCGATCGTCTCCATACATTCCTCGACCCGCGCCAGGGTCTCGAAGACATTGGTGATTTCGGTGCGAATCCAGCCCGACATATTGACCATCTGCCAGGCCATCGGGATCACCATGATCGCGACGCCGGAGGTGATCCGTCCCGCCTGCCATTGCGCCAGCGCCAGAGCCGGCGAGGTCATCAGCAGCGCCACGTTCATCGCCGTGTGCGAGGCGCCCATCAGCCAGATCTTATGCAAAGCGGCGCCGAAACTGTCGGTGTGGCGGCGGAGTTCGTTGAGATTGGCGGCCGTTTCCTCCTGCTCGCGGCCGAACAGTTTTACGAGCCCGATATTGGCGAAGACGTCGTTGACATGGCCGACCAGTTCGGTGTGGTGGCGGGCATGGGCCAGCTGGAGCGCGCGCACGCGGGGCAGGAAATAGACCAGCGAGGCGATGAATCCCGTCAGCCAGATCAAAGTCGGCGCCGCCAGCCAGACGTCGAACCGCATCATGGCCACGACCGAGGCGAAGACGAAAAAGCCGCAATACCACACCGCGCTCATCACGCTGCGCAGGGGATCACGCATGGCCGCGCCGCCGTCCACTACCTTGTTGGCGAGCCGTCCGGCGAAATCATTGGTGAAATAGGCCATGGAATGGCCGAGCGTATAACGCGCGAGCTGATAGCGGATCAGATTGTTGAACCGCGCCGTGTAATGGTGGTCGTAGATATACCACAGCATCGCCATGCAGGCGCCCCAGCCAAGCAGGATCGGCGCGGCGATGCGCCACAGCCAGGGGTGGCTCAGGACGTCGCGGGTCGCTTGCGACGCGTTGATGTCGTTGACCAGCCAGCCGATCATCACCGGAATCATCGTCGCGCCGGCGGCGACGCAGGCCTCCAGCACGAGAAGAACAGCCAGCAGTCCTTTGATCTGGCGCACGAAATGCCAGACGAACGGCCACAGCCGCGCCGGCGGCGGCCCGTTCGGCGATCCCTCGATCGATACGATTTCAAATGGCATGGTTCATTCCGAAGGCGGCGCGCTCCCCGGGAAGCCCATAGCAGAAGGGAAGCGGCTGGCGAAGCCCCTCAAGAAGCCCCCAAGGCGAGGCCCATATTGCGCGGGGAAAGCGGGCTGACGTAAGCTTCGGCGCCCCGGCGGCCTTTCGTCTGGCGCGACGGAGTTCCCATGGATCAAAATCAGTTGATGCGGATCCTCGCCCTGGTGGCGCTGCTCCTCTATATCGGGCCCATGGCCTTCGGGGACCGATTGTCCGACCGCCAGCGGATCTGGATGTGGCGCGTCGCCGCGGCCGCGATCGCCGTCGGCGTGGCGATCGCATTGGTCGAAACCGTCCGCTGGTACACGCGCTGACCGATCCGCGGCGGGTTTCCGGCTTGAGCTTCATATTGCGTCGCACAATTTTATTGCGGCGCATTACGGCCTCAACTAGTATGGATGGCGCTGCGGAGCGGCCTCGACCGGCCTCGCCGCGCAGGACTGTTCCGACCAAATCGTCCATAAGGTGTTGCCATGTCCGAGACCAAGATCCCCGCCGAAGTCGCCCAAATTTCCAGCGAAAACGTCCGCAAAATGGCGGAAAAGGGCGTGAGCCAGGCCCGCGAAACCTACGAGAAGCTCAACGCCGCCGCCAAGGAAACCGCCGGCTCGCTCGACGCCAGCGCCTCCATCGTCCTCAAGGGCCTCGTCGAATTCAACGCCAAGGCGCTCGAAGCCTTTCACGCCAACGCCCACATGACCCTCGACTATCTGGCCTCGCTCGCCAGCGTGAAGGCCCCGACCGAAATCGTTCCGCTGCAGTCGGCCTATGCCGAGAAGCAGTTCAAGGCCCTCAACGATCAGACCAAGGACCTCTCCGCTCTGGCGCAGAAGATCGCCAAGGAATGCGTCGAGCCGATCAAGGGCCAGTTCGAAAAGACCCTGAAGTCCGCCGCCTGAACGGCTTGAAGCCGCCGCGTCGCCTTGTGGCGCGGCGGCGCTTTGCAAATCGTGCGACGGCCGGGATGAATGATGGATCGTTTCGCCGACCTTGTCCTGACGCCAATCGCCCTGTTTTCCGGCCGCCCCTTGGCGGTCGGCATCGCTTTCGGCATAATCGGCTCGGCGCTGCTGCTGTGGCTTCTGGCCCTGCGCCCCGCCGAACGCCGTTTCTTGAGCCCGCTGTGGCGAACCGCCCGCGCCCTGCGCGCATTGAGCGCCAAAGCGGAAACGCCTGAGGCCT
This genomic interval from Candidatus Rhodoblastus alkanivorans contains the following:
- a CDS encoding efflux RND transporter permease subunit, translated to MAEREGRASLNVTGRIARAFLHSKLTPLIILAITVFGALAVVLTPRTYNPDIIVPVVNVTVQRPGFSAPEMLNQVVRPLEALLAAIPDVDHTYGTAQDDLAMVTVRFKVGQDEEKSLVRVYNQISSNIDRLPPGARQPFVQQLSLFDVPILTLTFSSSKIPTDSLRNVALHVLEQLTNVPGVGKTTIQGAAARAVRVWLDPARLVGYGLSPDAVRAAIETTNVNSPAGHVVTDNREHPIRVAGALGDAEAVGAVVVAVHNGHPVFLRDVATVTSAPASSDVRSFIAFGPSAKDKAEAAGPAVTIAIARQKGTNGVDVAEAVLAKLQRIKAEALPQGVFATFTRDDGATANDAVNTLMEHLTIAIVAVVAILLAFLGWREAGVVALSIPLILFVVLGVGWVAGQTINRITLFALILSLGLLVDDSIVVIENIHRHLHHAPQRNLSRLVIAAANEIGKPTIIATLTVMLALIPMAFVTGMMGPFMMPIPFNAPVAMIASLFMAYTVVPYIAYRWLRRKALRIVAEHEKALDERGAEKRDWMRAAYLKLFRPLLHTGPRRVFMGVVFVLLLGAMAQPAWQFIRPQGTNGPLSSFGVGLKMLPDDNVDTFLVEIDAPEGTPLEDTGRVAAAVDGMLAGTPYVTNYQTFLGEAAPEDFAALVRGDVYLAGPNFAQIRVNLVSKHDRAIGSHQIAEKLYAALAPVRAAFPETRIKIRETPPGPPVRSQMMAAIYGPDYATLRNLAEEFRTKYYPRVYGMINVDSSVQHEVDEFKVVIDPQPAAIAGFSAQAAAAAISAYFAGVQAGSTHDPTAREPVPIILRLPRPQRIGASALDGIYLTDKAGKPVALSSIAHVEKLPADQWIFTRDQHPVSYVTGHMLRSSPVNGVIALTKELSGRKLANGQKLIVGNLGLVAAQPDDVNHYALHWLGEMRLTLDVFRDLGAAFIVALLLIYLLLAGYYSSFFMPVVVMGAIPLTLIGVFPGHWAMHEPFTATSMIGVIALAGIVVRNSLLLIDFILARRAEGLSLEDAVMEAGAVRLRPIILTALAIILGSAIMVSDPVFGGLAISLIFGALASTTLTLFVIPLVYYCWQDARRRRWASPPPTVAT
- a CDS encoding efflux RND transporter periplasmic adaptor subunit; this encodes MSQISWIPVFSAALAAAAAYGLAARVQCAANAGAVAQAGGEKRKGAASASAQKPRRGLFLVGALLAAALAYVAVERALTPASEEALNVAPAATPVRIADAVATQWPTSVTIPGNVSAVDTANIASRSGGLVTRVLVDAGAQVTKGQLLAEVGTADAHAQIAQAQARVDTAQAVLKQVSAEYDRYNTLHEKQFASTAQFQQAERQYLAARAELDAADRGLSAAQTDIGYAEIRAPFDGIVAQKSVWPGDYANPGTTLFVVASATPEIRASAGPATFAALKVGDAAVVRVNGQDLPAKVTSLVDAADPQTRTHLVKLWLDRGAAAPFGSYAEVRFNLGQTPALSVPEAALTERAGLVGVFVVGKDDHAHLRLVRAGAHAGGQVAIMAGLKAGDRVILSPPADLENGSPVSPQTAVKAATEGNNG
- a CDS encoding metalloregulator ArsR/SmtB family transcription factor — encoded protein: MFAQFAAVAKAMAHEHRLELLELVAQGERSVENLAERSGITIANASQHLQHLRRAGLVAARRQGKFALYRLADDSVLAMLAAMRKVAERNIGEVDRILRAYSDASDNLSPMSRAELMGKLEKGAVTVLDVRPEDEYAAGHLPGARNLPLDQISREAPKLGRDDEIVAYCRGPYCILSFEAVAELRKAGFNARRMEDGFPEWKAAGLPVEKGAGSRAS
- a CDS encoding ABC transporter ATP-binding protein — protein: MPFEIVSIEGSPNGPPPARLWPFVWHFVRQIKGLLAVLLVLEACVAAGATMIPVMIGWLVNDINASQATRDVLSHPWLWRIAAPILLGWGACMAMLWYIYDHHYTARFNNLIRYQLARYTLGHSMAYFTNDFAGRLANKVVDGGAAMRDPLRSVMSAVWYCGFFVFASVVAMMRFDVWLAAPTLIWLTGFIASLVYFLPRVRALQLAHARHHTELVGHVNDVFANIGLVKLFGREQEETAANLNELRRHTDSFGAALHKIWLMGASHTAMNVALLMTSPALALAQWQAGRITSGVAIMVIPMAWQMVNMSGWIRTEITNVFETLARVEECMETIAQPYSVVDAPGARALEVRPGGGRVEFRDVAFHYGQNRKPGDGGVIENLSLVIPAGQKVGLIGRSGAGKSTLVNLLLRFHDLESGRIVIDGQDISLVTQQSLRRLIAVVTQDNTLLHRSIAENICYGRPEASDREMLDAARRAHAHDFILALRDKSGGAGYAAEVGERGVKLSGGQRQRIAIARVILEDAPILVLDEATSALDSEVEAAIQEEMTQLMEGRTTIAIAHRLSTIAHMDRLIVLDKGRIVEDGGHDELLARNGIYAQLWRRQSGGFLGAEVA
- a CDS encoding phasin family protein, translated to MSETKIPAEVAQISSENVRKMAEKGVSQARETYEKLNAAAKETAGSLDASASIVLKGLVEFNAKALEAFHANAHMTLDYLASLASVKAPTEIVPLQSAYAEKQFKALNDQTKDLSALAQKIAKECVEPIKGQFEKTLKSAA